Part of the Brevibacillus brevis genome is shown below.
GTTTCAGCTCTACACGGGGTTTGAATTGCTCCTGATCTTTTGCGGTCTGAGCATGCAGGGGGCCAAAATCGGCCTGGCCACCTGGTTTGGCCTCGTGTTTACGATTATTTCTTACGTCCTGACCGCTGTTGCGGGTATTGTCGTATTCGGATACGAGGAGCTGCAACGAATGATCTGGCCGACACTGGAGCTGGTCAAAACCGCGCAACGGACCGGCTGGCTTTTGGAGCGGCTGGAGTCGGCCTTTTTGGCGATCTGGGTTTCCTCGGTATTTACGACTTTGGGCAACATGTACTATTCGACGGTGTACAGCATACGCATCTGGTTTCACAAAGGCATCTGGTTTCAGCGAATCACGGCGATCTTGCTGGCCGTTTTGCTGTATTTCGTCACGCTGCTGCCGCAAAATATCGTGCAGTTTTTTTCGTTCGCAAAGCACCTGACCCACTACGGCTACCCCGCCACGATCATCATGCCGATCTTTCTTGCCATGATCCACTGGCTCAAAAAACAAACTGCAGATGAACCGAGCGACAGAAAAAAGGGAGGGACATGAGAGTCTCTCCCTTTGATGCTTTGGCTTGCATCGATGAAACGCCTTCCTACAGCACAGGCTTTTGCGCTTGGGCAGGCAGATGCTCGGCAATCGTTTCGACCATTTCCTGGCGAGCCGAGTTATCGCTGTTTTGCCACAGCACTTCGAACAGGACGCCGAGACCGGGCAGTGTCTTCTCCTGGCCGCTGGTGATGGCATCGGAGATCGTCTCTTCGACGGCGTTGGCATTCGACCCTTGCATCTTGTACATGATAGCCTGACGCAGATTGAGCGAGGCAATGTTCATGGCAGACCGTACACCTCTCTTGTGAAATGAATTCGGACATAGTATTTGTTCCGTTTGGATGGCTCATACCTCTTTTGTAGACGCGCTCTGCGATGTGATATAATGCTTGGTATTGGAAAGAGTGACCTATTTGCATGTGTGGTTGCGGCTAAAAGGAGTAGATGGTGGATGTCAAAGCAATTTGCCATAATCGGGATGGGGCGCTTTGGTTCCAGCGTGGCCCGGACGTTGTACGAGATGGACTATGAAGTCATGGGCATCGACGAGAACGAAGAGCGCATCAATGAAAACATTCAATACGTTACCCACGCGGTCGCGGCAGATTCCACCGATGAGCGGGCTTTGAAGGAGATCGGCATTCGCAACTTCGATGTCGTCGTCGTTGCGATCGGTGTAGATATTCAGGCCAGCATCTTGACTGTGCTGACCTTGAAAGAACTGGGCGTGAAAAAGATCGTCGCCAAAGCGCAAAATGAACGCCACGGACAAGTGCTGTACAAGGTGGGAGCGGACCGCGTCGTCTTTCCGGAGAGGGATATGGGAGTGCGTGTCGCCCACAATCTCATTTCGGCCAACGTACTGGATTTCATCGAGCTGGCGGAAGATTACAGCGTAGCGGAGGTCGTGGTTTCCTCCAAGCTTGTCGGCAAAAACCTGCGGCAGCTCGACATCCGCAAAAAGTATGAAGTGAACGTCATCGCGATCAAGAGCGGCGACAAATTCAACATCGCCCCAAGTCCGGACGAAGTGATCCAGTACGGAGACGTGCTCGTGGTCATCGGGAACAACAAGGATTTGAAGGCATTCGAGGAGCGGGCGTAAAGAAATGGCACAAGAAGGAATTACCTCGGTTCAGAATCCCCTCGTCAAGCGGCTCCATCAGTTGTTGGAGCGCAAGGGAAGGGAAGCGCAAGGCCGTTTTCTCATTGAGGGAGCGCACCTGGTGGAAGAGGCGCTGAAAAGCGGAGCGGAGGTGACGACGATTCTGTACGACGCTGAGCGGGACATGGATGCGGCCCTGAGACG
Proteins encoded:
- the sspI gene encoding small acid-soluble spore protein SspI, with the protein product MNIASLNLRQAIMYKMQGSNANAVEETISDAITSGQEKTLPGLGVLFEVLWQNSDNSARQEMVETIAEHLPAQAQKPVL
- a CDS encoding TrkA family potassium uptake protein, translated to MSKQFAIIGMGRFGSSVARTLYEMDYEVMGIDENEERINENIQYVTHAVAADSTDERALKEIGIRNFDVVVVAIGVDIQASILTVLTLKELGVKKIVAKAQNERHGQVLYKVGADRVVFPERDMGVRVAHNLISANVLDFIELAEDYSVAEVVVSSKLVGKNLRQLDIRKKYEVNVIAIKSGDKFNIAPSPDEVIQYGDVLVVIGNNKDLKAFEERA